The DNA region AGGCCGTCCGCCGGGACGTGCGCGGGCTGATCGCCGCGTACTCGCCGACGCTCGGCTATGTCGACGTCGACCCGGAGGTCGCGGAGATCGTCAAGTCGGCGGTCCGATCGCTCGGGGACGCGGGCCTGCACATCGAAGAGGCCGATCCAGGGTTCACGGATCCCAAGCCCGCCTTCGACATCCTGTGGTCGACGGGGGCGGCCAAGTGGCTGGACACCTTCCCCGCCGGTTCGGAGACCAAGGTCGACCCCGGGCTGCGGAAGGTCTGGGAACTCGGCAAGACCTTCTCGGCGAGCGACTACCTCGGCGCCAACGCCGAACGGGCCGCGCTGGGCATCCTGATGGGCGAGTTCCACACGCGCTACGACGTGCTGATCACGCCGACCCTGCCGATTCCCGCCTTCGAAGCCGGGCACGAGGTGCCGCCGGGCAGCGGGCTGAGCGGCTGGCCGGACTGGACGCCGTTCACCTACCCGTTCAACATGACCCAGCAGCCCGCCATCAGCGTGCCGGCGGGCCGCACCTCCGGCGGCCTCCCGGTCGGCCTGCAGATCGTCGGCCCGCGGCACTCCGACGACCTGGTGCTCGCGGTCGCGAAGCTCCTCGAGGAGGTTCGTCCCTGGCCGTGACCTGCGGAAAGGGAGCAAGGGACCTTTGCTACCACTTTGGCCGGGCGCCGCGTCAGGGCCGGGCGGCGTGCGTCTTCCGGACCAGCCCGCGCACCTGACCGCTGCACAGGGCGAGGCAGGTGGCGGCCACGACCAGGGCGGCGCACGCCAGCAGGGTCGTGCTGACCCCGAAGTGCTGCGCGGCCGGCCCGGCCGCCATCTGGCCGAGCGGCAGGGCGATGAAGGAACCGAGCATGTCGTAGGAGTAGACGCGCGCGAGTTTGTCCTCGGGCACGTTCTCCTGCAGCGAGACGTCCCACGCGACCACGAACTGCTCGATCGCCAGGCCGGAGACGAACATGGCCGCGAGCAGCAGCGGAAGCCAAGGCGCCTGGCCGAGGAGGATCAGCGGCGGCGCTTCGAAGAGGATCACCGCGACACCGACGAACAGCGCTCGCCGCGGCTGCCATCGGGCCACGAGGATCCCGCCGACGAGTGAGCCGATCGTCTGGGCGGCGAGGGCGAAACCCCAGCCGGAGCGCCCGAAGGTGCCGTCGGCGACGACGGGGCCGAGCACCGCGATCCCGCCGGCGATGACGGCGTTCACCACCATGAACTGTACGACCACGACCCACACCCATGTGCGCGACCGGAACTCGTGCCAGCCTTCGACGAGCTCGGCCAGCGGGCGGCTGCCGGGGACCCGTTCCCGGCGGTTGAGACGGATGCACCGGTAAGACAGGGCGGAGCCCAGGAACAGGAGCGCGTTCCCGCCGAGCGCCCAGCCGGGGCCGACCGCGGTGACCAGGATGCCGCCGAGCCCGGCACCGGCGATCCGGCCGGAGTTCGACAGCAGCCTGGCCAGCGCGTTCGCCTGCGCGAGCTGGGTGGCGGGCACCGTCAACGGGGTGAGCGACGCCGACGCGGGGGCCGAGATCGCGGCCACCGCGCCGTTGACCACGCTCAGGCCGACCAGCAGCGGGATCGACGCGAATCCACAAAGGACACTCGCGGCGATGACGGCCTGGGTCAGGGTGGCGGCGATTTCGGTGCCTTGCAGGATCACCGATCGCGGCAGCCGGTCCGCGAGTACGCCGCCGAACAGCAGCAGGACCACGCTCGCCACCGAGCGGGCGCCGACGACGATGCCGATGTCGACGGCGGAACCGGTCAGGTCGATCACGGCGAAGGCGAGCGCGAGCGGGGCGACGGCGTTGCCGAACTCCCCGAACGTGCGGCCGCCGATCAGCCAGCGGAAGTTGTGATGGCGCAGCGGTTCGCGCAGGGAGGTCACGGTCGCCTCATCTCGAACATCGCGACCGTCGCGCTGACCGGGATCGTGCCCCGGGTGCGAGGCGGTTTGGCGGCCGAGTGCAGAAGCTCACTCAGCTCATGGGCGTGGGCGAGCGCCTTCTTCCAGGTCTCACGGTCGACCCACATCTCCACGTCGGCCGTCAGGCCGCGTTCACCGCGGACGTGGAATTCGCTGCGGCGCTTGAGTTCGGAGGCCATCGTCGTGATGAGAAGCCGGTGTTCCTCCGGATCCGTCGACGTGAACCGCGATCCCGACTCCGGATCGTGGCGGTAGCGTTTCGCCAGCCCACCCCGGATCCGGACCTCCTCGGTCACGTCGAGCAGCCCGGCCTCGTGCAGCCGCCGCAGGTGATAGCTGACATTCGCTTGTGTCTCACCGAGTTCGCGTGCGGCTTCGGCCGCGCTCATCGCGACACCGGTCAAAAGCGACAGAATGCGCAGCCGCACGGGATGGGCGAGGACGCGAAGCCCGTCGAGGCTGGGGGACTCGGACATGTCACGAGTATCGACTGCCGGGACGTCGACCGTCAAACAGTTATTTGGGGGTTTCATTGGCCGGGAGAATCGGTGCGGTGATCCGATGTCTGTGCTCTGCTGGAGTCATGCGTACGACGACATTGGGCAGGAGCGGCCTCGAGGTGTCGAGGATCGCCTTCGGCACCTGGCAGCTCGGCGGGGACTGGGGTTCGTTCGACGAGGACACGGCGATCGCCGCGATCCACCACGCCCGCGAACTCGGGGTCACCCTCTTCGACACCGCGCAGGCCTACGGTTTCGGGAAGTCCGAAGCCATGGTGGGGAAGGCGCTGCGCGAGGAACTCAAACGCGACCGCGACAATCTCGTCATCGCGACGAAGGGCGGCATCAAGCCGCGCTCCGAACGGCCACGCGACTCCCGGCGCGAGTGGCTGACGCAGGGTGTCGAAGACAGTCTCCGCTTCCTCGGCGTCGACCACATCGACCTCTACCAGATCCACTGGCCCGACCCCGACGCCCCGGCCGACGAGACGGCGGGGATCCTTCAGGAGTTCGTCGACGCCGGGAAGATCCGGCATGTCGGAGTCTCGAACTACGACGCCGCGGGCCTGGCCGCCTTCGACAAGACCCGCCCGGTGGAAACCCTGCAGCCGCCGTATCACTTGTTCCGCCGTGACATCGAGACCGATCCTCTGCCGTACGCGCGGGAGAACGACATCGGTGTACTCGTGTACAGCCCGCTCGGCAGCGGCCTGCTGACCGGAGCCTTCACACCCGGGACGACGTTCGAGAAGACCGACTGGCGGTCCCGGTCGTCGGCGTTCACCGGCGAGACCTTCCAGCGCAACCTCGCCGTGGTCGGCAGGCTCAAGGAATTCGCCGCGGGCAAGGGGATCTCGGTCAGCCAGCTCGCGATCGCGTGGACGCTCGCCCAGCCGGGCGTGCACGTCGCGATCGTGGGCGCGCGCAAGGCGGCCAACATCGAGGCGAGCCTGGCCGCCGCCGACATCGACCTGACCGCGGACGAGCTCGCGGAGATCGACCGGCTCACCGCCGACGCCGTTCCCGTTTCGGGCGCGAGCCCCGAAGGGGTCGCCTAGAGCTTGAATTCCGTACCGTCCAGGGGAAGGGAGGCGCCGCCGGACAGTACGGCGGCGTGCTCCGGCGAGGCCGGGTCGACCACCGGGTTCGTGTTGTTCAGATGCGTGTACGCCCAACGTGGGCCGGGGCGGAGCTTCCCGAGGCTGGCGGTGATCGGCAGATGCCCCATCGCCGGCTGGGCGCCTGCCTCGGCCGCGGTGGTGCCGGCCATCTCGTCCGGCGAGTAGAAGGTTCCGTCCAGCAACACCAGATCCGCGTCGCGGGTGAAGTCGTCGAACCCGTCCGGCCAGCTCTTCAGGCAAGGCGCGTACACGAAGACGCCGCCGGTCTGGACGTCTTCGATCCGATACGCCACCACCCACGGACCGTCCTCAGTGGACGAACGCGCGTACTTCGGCCGCTTGTCGCTCACGGGAAGCACGCTCACCCGGAGCCCGTCGATGGAGACATCCGACGACGGTGACCAGTCCCAGCCGCCGTAGCCGTCGATGATCGCCCGCGCGGGGAAGTGCTCGGAGAGCGCGCCCAGGACGGCGTCCGGTGCCCACACGGGAAGTCCGCCGGCTTCACGCAGCAGGAGCAAGCCGAGCGAATGATCGAGTTCGGCGTCGGTCAGCAGCACCCCGCGCAGCGGGATCTCCCGCGGTCCCGGTCCGGCACGCAGTGCCGCGGTGGCGAGGATCTGCGCGCGGATGTCCGGTGACACGTTAAGCAGGTACCAGCCCTCGCCGTCCGCGCTCACCGCGACACAGTCCTGGGTCCTGGGCGGCGCGTCCGAGACGCACAGCGCGCAGGCGCAGTTCCATTGCGGGAAACCGCCGCCCGCCGCGGTGCCGAGCAGGATCACCCTCATCGCGGCGCCCGCATCACGAGTTCGTCCGTTTTCGCCGGCGTGGCGAGAATGAGATCGACGACGCCGCGATGCGGCGAACGCGAGCACACCGGGTCCGTCGCCGCGGCGTCGCCGGTGAGCTGGAACGCCTGGCACCGGCAGCCGCCGAAGTCGATCGCGCGCCGATCGCAGGTGCCGCAGGTGTCCGGCATCCAGCCCTCGCCGCGATAAGCGTTG from Amycolatopsis sp. EV170708-02-1 includes:
- a CDS encoding MFS transporter — encoded protein: MTSLREPLRHHNFRWLIGGRTFGEFGNAVAPLALAFAVIDLTGSAVDIGIVVGARSVASVVLLLFGGVLADRLPRSVILQGTEIAATLTQAVIAASVLCGFASIPLLVGLSVVNGAVAAISAPASASLTPLTVPATQLAQANALARLLSNSGRIAGAGLGGILVTAVGPGWALGGNALLFLGSALSYRCIRLNRRERVPGSRPLAELVEGWHEFRSRTWVWVVVVQFMVVNAVIAGGIAVLGPVVADGTFGRSGWGFALAAQTIGSLVGGILVARWQPRRALFVGVAVILFEAPPLILLGQAPWLPLLLAAMFVSGLAIEQFVVAWDVSLQENVPEDKLARVYSYDMLGSFIALPLGQMAAGPAAQHFGVSTTLLACAALVVAATCLALCSGQVRGLVRKTHAARP
- a CDS encoding helix-turn-helix domain-containing protein; translated protein: MSESPSLDGLRVLAHPVRLRILSLLTGVAMSAAEAARELGETQANVSYHLRRLHEAGLLDVTEEVRIRGGLAKRYRHDPESGSRFTSTDPEEHRLLITTMASELKRRSEFHVRGERGLTADVEMWVDRETWKKALAHAHELSELLHSAAKPPRTRGTIPVSATVAMFEMRRP
- a CDS encoding aldo/keto reductase, with product MRTTTLGRSGLEVSRIAFGTWQLGGDWGSFDEDTAIAAIHHARELGVTLFDTAQAYGFGKSEAMVGKALREELKRDRDNLVIATKGGIKPRSERPRDSRREWLTQGVEDSLRFLGVDHIDLYQIHWPDPDAPADETAGILQEFVDAGKIRHVGVSNYDAAGLAAFDKTRPVETLQPPYHLFRRDIETDPLPYARENDIGVLVYSPLGSGLLTGAFTPGTTFEKTDWRSRSSAFTGETFQRNLAVVGRLKEFAAGKGISVSQLAIAWTLAQPGVHVAIVGARKAANIEASLAAADIDLTADELAEIDRLTADAVPVSGASPEGVA
- the pqqB gene encoding pyrroloquinoline quinone biosynthesis protein PqqB, with product MRVILLGTAAGGGFPQWNCACALCVSDAPPRTQDCVAVSADGEGWYLLNVSPDIRAQILATAALRAGPGPREIPLRGVLLTDAELDHSLGLLLLREAGGLPVWAPDAVLGALSEHFPARAIIDGYGGWDWSPSSDVSIDGLRVSVLPVSDKRPKYARSSTEDGPWVVAYRIEDVQTGGVFVYAPCLKSWPDGFDDFTRDADLVLLDGTFYSPDEMAGTTAAEAGAQPAMGHLPITASLGKLRPGPRWAYTHLNNTNPVVDPASPEHAAVLSGGASLPLDGTEFKL